A window of the Pontibacillus yanchengensis genome harbors these coding sequences:
- the murB gene encoding UDP-N-acetylmuramate dehydrogenase: MVKYHHVYQELLSTLPKEHVMVNEILKNHTYTQLGGKADLFVTPTTYEEVQQVVKIANKADVPFTLLGNGSNVIIKDGGIRGIVLSLKKLDSIKRENNSIIAESGARIIDASREALNEKLTGLEFACGIPGTVGGALFMNAGAYGGEIKDVLYHAIVVDRNGSLLTLSAEDLDLEYRTSNIAEKGYIVLEARFDLEIGDYDTIKEKMDDLTYKRESKQPLEYPSCGSVFKRPPGYFAGKLIQDSELQGKGIGGAEVSTKHAGFIVNKSNATAEEYISVIELVQKTVKDKYGVSLEREVKIIGEDEEVAD; this comes from the coding sequence GTGGTAAAGTACCATCATGTCTATCAAGAATTACTCTCAACATTGCCAAAGGAACATGTGATGGTGAATGAGATTCTAAAAAACCATACTTATACACAATTAGGTGGAAAAGCAGACTTATTTGTAACACCAACTACCTATGAGGAAGTACAGCAAGTTGTAAAAATAGCAAATAAAGCCGATGTTCCTTTTACGTTACTTGGGAATGGTTCGAATGTAATTATTAAAGATGGCGGCATACGTGGAATTGTGTTGAGCCTGAAGAAGCTTGATTCCATCAAACGAGAAAACAACAGTATTATCGCAGAAAGCGGAGCTAGAATAATAGATGCATCACGAGAAGCTCTTAACGAGAAACTGACAGGGTTAGAATTTGCTTGTGGTATCCCTGGTACCGTAGGTGGCGCTCTATTTATGAACGCCGGGGCCTATGGTGGAGAAATTAAAGATGTGTTATATCACGCAATTGTAGTGGATCGTAACGGTTCCCTGCTGACCTTATCAGCTGAAGATTTAGATCTGGAGTATCGCACAAGTAATATAGCTGAAAAAGGTTACATTGTCTTAGAGGCACGATTTGATTTAGAAATTGGGGATTACGATACCATTAAGGAAAAGATGGATGATCTTACGTATAAACGAGAATCTAAGCAACCACTTGAATATCCTTCATGTGGAAGTGTCTTTAAACGTCCTCCTGGATATTTCGCTGGAAAATTAATTCAAGATAGTGAGCTTCAAGGAAAAGGTATCGGGGGAGCGGAAGTTTCTACGAAGCATGCTGGGTTTATTGTCAATAAATCCAATGCTACTGCAGAGGAATACATCTCCGTGATTGAATTGGTTCAAAAGACAGTGAAAGATAAATATGGTGTATCACTTGAACGAGAAGTGAAAATTATTGGAGAAGACGAAGAAGTCGCTGACTAA
- the namA gene encoding NADPH dehydrogenase NamA, giving the protein MEAALFSPITFGKVTLKNRIVMSPMCMYSSETEDGQVAPFHFAHYESRAAGQAGLVMTEATAVLPEGRISPQDLGIWSDDHIDGLQKINEGIHRHGARAGIQLAHAGRKARLEGDIFSASALPFDENMKTPNEMTKEDINRTIHAFAEGARRAKEAHFDIIELHGAHGYLINQFLSPLTNKRKDEYGGNAEARFQFLREVIEAVQETWDGPIFTRISANEYDDNGNTNKDFLHFAKEMKKLGIDLIDCSSGGVIPARPPVFPGYQLKYADEIRNQAGIATGAVGKITSGLQAEEVIQNGRADLIFVARAMLRNPYWAKAAADDLCVEIDAPKQYKRGW; this is encoded by the coding sequence ATGGAAGCGGCTCTTTTTTCACCTATTACATTTGGTAAAGTTACCCTTAAGAATCGAATTGTCATGTCACCAATGTGCATGTATTCATCGGAAACAGAAGACGGTCAAGTAGCTCCTTTTCATTTTGCTCATTATGAAAGCAGAGCTGCTGGACAGGCAGGATTAGTTATGACAGAAGCGACAGCTGTCTTACCTGAAGGGCGTATCTCTCCACAAGACCTCGGTATTTGGAGTGATGATCATATAGATGGACTTCAGAAAATCAATGAAGGGATTCATCGGCATGGGGCTAGAGCTGGGATTCAGTTGGCACATGCTGGAAGGAAAGCGAGATTAGAAGGAGATATTTTTTCTGCTAGCGCCCTTCCATTTGATGAAAATATGAAGACGCCTAATGAAATGACAAAAGAGGATATAAACAGGACTATTCACGCTTTTGCGGAAGGTGCTCGTCGCGCAAAAGAAGCTCATTTTGATATTATTGAATTACACGGCGCTCATGGCTATCTAATTAACCAATTCCTGTCTCCTCTAACAAATAAGAGGAAGGATGAATATGGCGGGAATGCAGAAGCAAGGTTCCAATTCCTTCGGGAAGTAATAGAAGCTGTACAAGAGACATGGGATGGTCCCATCTTCACTCGCATATCGGCTAATGAATATGACGATAACGGAAATACAAATAAAGATTTTCTTCATTTCGCAAAAGAGATGAAAAAGCTGGGCATCGATTTGATTGATTGTAGTTCTGGTGGCGTTATTCCAGCTCGTCCTCCTGTTTTTCCTGGATACCAATTGAAGTACGCTGATGAGATTCGTAACCAAGCAGGAATTGCGACTGGTGCTGTAGGAAAAATCACCTCAGGCCTACAAGCAGAAGAAGTGATTCAAAACGGTCGTGCTGACCTAATATTCGTTGCTCGTGCCATGCTTCGAAACCCATATTGGGCGAAAGCAGCTGCAGACGATTTATGTGTAGAGATAGATGCACCAAAACAGTATAAACGTGGATGGTAA
- a CDS encoding AAC(3) family N-acetyltransferase, which translates to MNGGAVAVIQALMDVIMEDGTIVMPTQSEDLMDPSKCRNPPVPKDW; encoded by the coding sequence GTGAATGGTGGGGCGGTAGCAGTGATTCAAGCTCTAATGGATGTTATAATGGAAGATGGAACAATCGTAATGCCAACTCAATCAGAAGATTTAATGGATCCATCAAAATGTAGAAACCCGCCTGTACCTAAAGATTGGTGA
- a CDS encoding glycosyltransferase: MLILMIILAIFWMVALFDAYIGLSRIPRLETISSKPSNEKISLIMAAKNEQDTIEKSITSLIRQTYPNLELIIVNDRSTDDTGLIANLYATYENVKVHHVETLPDHWLGKNHALYQGYTLATGDYLIFTDADIEYQPDMIEKTFSLLLQEKASYVTVAPDLKAKGILLKGFIAYFLFGFGFFKRPWTANNDTSNKGGMGVGAFQLLSKQVYELVGTHKAMANRPDDDLYLGQQVKQNGHKQRLVTGLEHLKVEWYPTLRNAIKGLEKNTFAGLHYSWLLAIFAITGTLISQVLPFIVFFISDGLTKWLSLLVVVLIYALHSLTTEKLTTYSLPIVLLFPFEALVFTFTITRAVLLTYYRGGITWRGTFYPLSSLKKQKPK, translated from the coding sequence ATGTTAATCCTCATGATCATACTTGCGATATTTTGGATGGTTGCTCTCTTCGATGCCTATATCGGCCTTAGTCGTATCCCAAGATTAGAAACTATATCTTCCAAGCCTTCCAACGAAAAGATTTCGTTGATTATGGCTGCCAAAAATGAACAAGACACGATTGAAAAAAGTATCACGTCATTAATCAGACAAACCTACCCTAACCTTGAATTAATTATTGTAAACGATCGGTCCACAGATGATACAGGATTAATTGCCAACCTTTACGCAACATACGAAAATGTTAAGGTCCATCATGTTGAAACACTACCAGACCATTGGTTAGGAAAAAATCATGCCCTATACCAAGGTTACACCTTAGCAACAGGGGATTATCTGATCTTTACCGATGCTGACATTGAATATCAACCAGATATGATTGAGAAGACTTTTTCATTACTCCTACAGGAAAAAGCATCTTATGTAACTGTTGCACCAGACCTAAAAGCAAAAGGGATTTTGCTTAAGGGCTTCATTGCTTACTTTTTATTTGGATTTGGCTTTTTCAAACGTCCTTGGACTGCCAATAACGATACCTCGAATAAGGGGGGAATGGGGGTTGGAGCATTTCAACTACTATCAAAACAAGTGTATGAGTTAGTTGGTACCCATAAAGCTATGGCGAATAGACCAGATGATGACCTCTACCTTGGTCAGCAAGTAAAGCAAAATGGACATAAACAACGCCTAGTAACTGGTTTGGAGCATCTAAAAGTCGAGTGGTACCCAACCCTTAGAAATGCAATCAAGGGGTTAGAGAAGAACACGTTCGCAGGGCTCCACTATTCTTGGCTATTAGCTATTTTCGCCATAACAGGCACGCTTATCTCCCAGGTTCTCCCTTTCATTGTTTTCTTTATTTCAGATGGCTTAACAAAATGGCTCAGCCTCTTGGTAGTAGTGCTTATTTACGCCTTGCACAGTTTGACAACCGAAAAACTAACCACTTACTCATTACCAATTGTATTGCTTTTTCCTTTTGAGGCTCTCGTGTTTACCTTTACTATTACTCGTGCTGTTCTGCTAACCTACTACCGCGGTGGGATTACATGGCGCGGTACCTTTTATCCCTTATCCTCCTTAAAAAAGCAGAAGCCTAAGTAG
- a CDS encoding NUDIX hydrolase: MKRVDVAYSLIFDEPNQKILMVRNKRGDSYDYSLPGGAVEKGETLEQAAIREAKEETGFDVTVSNLISVNESFFQHNGHHAIFFTFQGEIKDGEIHISRPNEIEDVVWMDLDEADLHMPFYKDGISTYIKQNYAIPYIYQGVN, translated from the coding sequence ATGAAACGTGTAGATGTTGCCTATTCTCTAATTTTTGATGAACCAAACCAAAAAATACTGATGGTCCGAAACAAACGAGGGGATTCTTATGATTACTCGTTACCTGGTGGAGCTGTAGAAAAGGGCGAAACGTTAGAACAAGCTGCAATTCGGGAAGCTAAAGAGGAAACTGGATTTGACGTAACAGTAAGCAACTTAATTTCTGTGAATGAATCATTCTTTCAACACAATGGGCATCATGCGATATTTTTTACGTTTCAAGGAGAAATAAAAGATGGGGAGATACATATTTCCAGACCAAATGAAATAGAAGATGTCGTATGGATGGATTTAGATGAGGCAGATCTTCACATGCCATTTTACAAAGACGGAATCAGTACATATATCAAGCAAAACTATGCGATTCCATATATATACCAAGGTGTGAACTAG
- a CDS encoding aminodeoxychorismate/anthranilate synthase component II yields MMIVIIDNYDSFTYNLAQYIEDMVGQVAVYRNDAVTLSELKQLEPNGIILSPGPGTPDQTGISRSVLETFYREIPILGVCLGHQLIVEAFGGSIQKGASPMHGKVTTIHHDEKIVYQGVPTPTNVTRYHSLIAQEGDLPKCLQITAKTYDGVIMGVRHKHYPVEGLQFHPESILSTYGYKMLQNFIELTSKYKGRMVGI; encoded by the coding sequence ATGATGATTGTAATCATTGATAATTATGATTCATTTACATATAACTTAGCTCAATATATAGAAGACATGGTGGGACAAGTCGCAGTGTACCGAAATGATGCTGTTACATTATCAGAACTTAAACAGTTGGAACCAAATGGTATCATTTTATCTCCTGGGCCAGGAACTCCGGACCAAACAGGTATTAGTCGGAGTGTACTTGAAACATTTTATAGAGAGATCCCAATACTCGGGGTATGTTTAGGACATCAATTAATTGTGGAAGCTTTTGGAGGTAGTATTCAAAAAGGGGCTAGTCCTATGCATGGAAAAGTTACCACCATCCATCATGATGAGAAAATAGTTTATCAAGGAGTACCAACGCCTACAAATGTTACGAGGTATCATTCGTTAATTGCTCAAGAGGGGGATTTGCCAAAGTGCTTACAAATTACAGCCAAAACATATGATGGTGTTATTATGGGCGTACGACACAAACATTATCCTGTGGAAGGTTTGCAATTTCACCCTGAGTCTATTTTAAGTACATACGGATATAAGATGTTGCAAAATTTTATTGAATTGACTTCAAAATATAAAGGAAGAATGGTGGGGATATAA
- the pabB gene encoding aminodeoxychorismate synthase component I produces the protein MNKSPFMQFEFKEEATHSLQFSNPIKEFMAFTIKDVQQCFSEIEKWIDEGYYIAGYISYEAAPAFDSSMEVNEGNQLPLAWLGVFREPDRSQMPIPEGEYQLLDWEEETGYTSYYQGIEQIKHAIEEGNTYQVNYTTRLRSTFHGDSYSFYKQLVQNQESPYSAYLQHERFSILSASPELFFQKKHNKLTTKPMKGTMKRGRSSSEDELLSEKLFHSEKDRSENLMIVDLLRNDVGRLARPGSVKVPSLFEIERYPTVLQMTSTIEAIINPAIPFFEVFKALFPCGSITGAPKIRTMQYIKQLELSPREVYCGAIGYITPERDAVFNVPIRTVWINHENNEAVYGTGGGITWDSTSEGEYEELQTKAKLLTEKRRSFELLESMLLDDGFYPLYSFHVRRLQKSAYYFGFELDLNNLTETLRNVSVQYPVNKWKIRLLLSKEGNITAEAHPLTMMNEPVLCSVSTSSINSENPFLYHKTTNREVYVDKMNEAPEGALSVLLWNEKDEATEFTIGNLVVEKEGEYVTPPVSSGLLAGTFREQLLENGLLKEEVIRIDEVYEAESIWMINGVRGWLRVNLI, from the coding sequence ATGAATAAATCTCCATTTATGCAATTTGAATTTAAAGAAGAGGCGACACATTCATTACAATTTTCAAACCCAATAAAAGAATTCATGGCTTTTACAATAAAGGACGTACAGCAATGCTTCTCAGAAATCGAAAAGTGGATTGATGAAGGATATTACATAGCCGGATATATTTCCTATGAAGCAGCTCCAGCCTTTGACTCTTCTATGGAAGTCAATGAAGGAAATCAATTGCCTCTTGCATGGTTGGGGGTCTTCCGTGAACCGGATAGAAGTCAAATGCCAATACCTGAAGGGGAATATCAGCTATTAGATTGGGAAGAGGAAACAGGTTATACTTCTTATTATCAAGGAATCGAACAGATTAAACATGCAATAGAAGAAGGTAATACCTACCAGGTGAACTATACGACAAGGCTTCGATCAACGTTTCATGGTGATTCTTATTCATTTTATAAGCAGCTCGTTCAAAATCAAGAATCTCCTTATAGTGCTTATCTCCAACATGAGCGTTTTTCTATTTTGTCTGCTTCCCCAGAGTTGTTTTTTCAAAAGAAACATAATAAGTTAACCACAAAACCTATGAAGGGTACAATGAAGAGAGGTCGTTCTTCCAGTGAAGATGAACTCCTTTCCGAGAAACTTTTTCACTCAGAGAAAGATCGGTCTGAAAATCTAATGATTGTTGATTTGCTTCGTAATGATGTAGGTAGGCTAGCTAGACCAGGTTCTGTAAAAGTGCCAAGCTTATTTGAAATTGAACGGTATCCAACTGTCTTACAAATGACATCAACTATTGAAGCAATCATTAACCCTGCTATACCATTTTTCGAAGTGTTTAAAGCATTATTTCCGTGCGGATCTATTACAGGAGCGCCTAAAATTAGAACGATGCAGTATATCAAACAATTAGAACTATCCCCAAGAGAAGTGTACTGTGGTGCTATTGGGTATATTACACCTGAGCGCGATGCTGTTTTTAACGTACCGATACGAACGGTTTGGATTAATCATGAAAATAATGAAGCAGTCTACGGAACAGGTGGAGGTATTACCTGGGATTCCACATCAGAAGGGGAGTATGAGGAGTTACAAACCAAGGCTAAGTTGCTTACAGAAAAAAGGCGGTCATTTGAACTGTTAGAAAGTATGTTACTGGACGATGGCTTTTATCCTCTTTATTCATTTCATGTAAGGAGACTTCAAAAAAGTGCCTATTATTTTGGTTTTGAGCTCGACTTAAATAATTTGACGGAAACATTGCGAAACGTTTCCGTGCAATACCCAGTAAACAAGTGGAAGATTCGATTGTTACTGTCCAAAGAAGGAAACATTACTGCTGAGGCTCATCCATTAACCATGATGAATGAACCTGTTTTGTGTTCGGTAAGCACCTCATCAATCAACTCAGAAAACCCGTTTTTATATCATAAAACGACCAATAGGGAGGTCTACGTGGATAAGATGAACGAGGCACCAGAGGGAGCATTATCTGTTCTGTTATGGAATGAAAAGGATGAAGCAACAGAATTTACAATTGGAAACCTTGTTGTTGAAAAAGAAGGGGAGTATGTGACGCCTCCTGTCTCGAGTGGTCTATTAGCAGGTACCTTCCGCGAACAACTACTGGAAAATGGGTTGTTGAAGGAAGAGGTTATTAGGATAGATGAGGTGTATGAAGCGGAATCGATATGGATGATCAATGGAGTACGCGGTTGGTTAAGAGTAAACCTTATTTAA
- a CDS encoding DUF456 domain-containing protein, producing the protein MDMLLWVLVVAGFIVSYIGLIYPVLPSPLFLWISLLIYQFFINANELSIWFWITMILLTVLLIISDIIINSKAVKRFGGSKWGERMAAIGVIVGSFIIPPIGVIVVPFVLVFITEMVQKEDVEKAFKSSLGALVGFLGGTIAKLIIQTFIIIWFVISVFIW; encoded by the coding sequence ATGGACATGTTGTTATGGGTGCTAGTTGTTGCAGGATTTATTGTTAGTTATATCGGATTAATTTATCCCGTTTTACCTAGTCCGTTATTTTTGTGGATTAGTCTGTTAATCTATCAATTCTTTATTAATGCCAATGAATTATCCATTTGGTTCTGGATTACGATGATTCTTTTGACCGTGTTACTAATCATTTCTGATATTATTATTAATAGTAAAGCGGTTAAGCGGTTTGGGGGATCAAAGTGGGGAGAGAGAATGGCCGCAATAGGTGTTATTGTCGGTTCTTTCATCATCCCTCCAATTGGGGTGATTGTTGTCCCATTTGTGTTAGTGTTTATTACCGAAATGGTACAAAAAGAAGATGTAGAAAAAGCATTTAAATCCTCATTAGGTGCCTTGGTAGGCTTTCTAGGAGGAACAATAGCCAAGCTTATTATTCAAACGTTTATTATTATTTGGTTTGTAATTAGTGTCTTTATTTGGTAA
- a CDS encoding M14 family zinc carboxypeptidase, translating to MKKLSIGIMFLGLLLAPFMGSKASANIVQTNDTYTYDMMEKDLDSLDEQFKDLIEVYNIGDTPYGRDLYLVKVGYGDANVIYNGSHHAREWLTTTLNMKMMERYAQAYNSNSSLGGYNVKDLLHNTTMWFVPMVNPDGVTLQQFGLDAFPKSVHNELISMNNGSSNFDRWKANAQGIDLNRQYPAGWDSVIAVNPTPSWKNYKGDHPFQAPEAKVMRDITYILDPDITLAYHTAGQILYWNFNVEQSNLARDRRIASKFSTASGYRMVDTHSGAGYTDWINQDFDQPGLTPELAVYQGETNVDPSKFQEAWVRNKHAGLAMADEGVKIHTKKEKNTEQKTVYVDQKAKTNILPSNQAAPYEQVQNVRENYHLTLPESVELYSWYQNCQACTLQDQQAADIFDELVHFTEKDSKKNIIQDKTWTITLNTEMDASSATKENVYVMNQEGSKITNPSIKVDGKRVMITSPKSNYQSGKSYTLYVKELVSTQGKKMEHPVEMTFTVE from the coding sequence ATGAAGAAACTTAGCATAGGAATAATGTTTTTAGGATTGCTATTAGCACCTTTTATGGGGAGTAAAGCTTCTGCAAACATTGTTCAAACGAACGATACGTACACATATGACATGATGGAGAAAGATTTAGATTCATTAGATGAACAATTTAAAGATTTAATAGAAGTTTATAATATAGGTGACACTCCATATGGAAGAGATTTATATTTGGTGAAGGTTGGTTATGGAGATGCTAACGTCATTTATAATGGCTCTCACCATGCTCGTGAGTGGCTTACCACGACATTAAATATGAAAATGATGGAACGATACGCTCAAGCCTATAATAGTAATAGCAGTCTAGGTGGATATAACGTAAAAGATTTATTACATAATACGACCATGTGGTTCGTGCCCATGGTAAATCCAGATGGTGTTACGTTACAGCAATTTGGATTGGATGCATTTCCTAAAAGTGTACATAACGAATTAATTTCCATGAACAATGGAAGCAGTAACTTTGATCGATGGAAGGCAAACGCCCAAGGAATTGATTTAAATAGACAATATCCAGCAGGTTGGGATTCTGTCATTGCCGTAAATCCAACTCCTAGCTGGAAGAACTATAAAGGGGACCACCCATTCCAAGCTCCAGAAGCAAAAGTGATGAGAGATATCACTTATATTTTGGACCCAGATATCACCTTGGCTTATCATACTGCTGGGCAAATTCTATATTGGAACTTTAATGTGGAGCAATCAAACTTGGCAAGAGACCGCAGAATAGCTTCAAAATTCTCGACAGCTTCTGGTTATCGAATGGTTGATACCCATTCTGGAGCGGGGTACACTGATTGGATTAATCAAGATTTTGATCAACCTGGACTTACTCCAGAGTTAGCGGTGTATCAAGGGGAAACGAATGTTGATCCGAGTAAATTTCAAGAAGCATGGGTTCGTAACAAACATGCAGGGTTAGCTATGGCAGATGAAGGGGTTAAGATTCATACTAAAAAAGAGAAAAACACGGAACAGAAAACAGTTTATGTCGATCAAAAAGCAAAAACAAACATTCTACCAAGCAATCAAGCAGCACCATATGAACAAGTTCAAAACGTAAGGGAAAACTATCATTTAACGTTACCTGAATCAGTAGAGTTATATAGTTGGTATCAGAATTGTCAGGCATGTACCTTACAAGATCAGCAAGCTGCAGATATCTTCGACGAACTTGTTCATTTTACAGAAAAAGATTCTAAGAAAAATATAATTCAGGATAAAACATGGACAATTACATTAAATACAGAAATGGATGCTTCTAGCGCTACAAAAGAAAATGTCTATGTCATGAATCAAGAAGGCAGTAAAATAACCAATCCTTCGATTAAAGTAGACGGGAAACGCGTTATGATTACATCACCGAAATCAAACTATCAATCTGGTAAATCGTACACGTTATATGTAAAGGAGCTCGTATCTACACAAGGTAAAAAGATGGAGCACCCAGTGGAAATGACATTTACAGTTGAATAA
- a CDS encoding MDR family MFS transporter produces MSEQHTEERYEFLADDPNFSVMPVMVSLIIGAFFAILNETLLNIALTTLMEQFSISAPTVQWMATGFMLVMGIMTPISAVLLQSFTTRKMFIGTMTVFTIGTSICAIAPSFSILLTGRLLQAVGTGLLIPIIFNTFLLLFPPERRGSVMGTVGLVIMFAPAIGPTLSGIIVEHLGWRYLFITVIPFALFSIAFGYKFLKNVGEVTKPKIDVFSILLSTLGFGGIVLGFSLAGEGEAGFLTPKVYLLIITGIVSLIFFTLRQLKLPEPLLDVRVFKYPMFTLAVSLFLIIIMTMFSSEIILPMYMQGPLEIKAATAGLVLLPGALLNGLMSPVMGKLFDRFGPRKLMIPATFTLSIIMFALSRIGMDTPLWYIIVCYLFLMLSISAVMMPAQTNGLNQLPKSLYPHGTAIMNTLQPVAGAMGVAVFIGIMTSRQQAYLSNAANPNNPTTINEGMVAGVELVYLIVFAVVATGFVLTLFVKRATPEDIQTTESEAETSS; encoded by the coding sequence ATGAGTGAACAACATACGGAAGAACGCTATGAATTTTTAGCAGATGATCCTAATTTTAGCGTCATGCCTGTCATGGTCTCGCTAATCATTGGAGCTTTTTTTGCTATTTTAAATGAAACTTTATTAAATATTGCTTTAACAACGTTGATGGAGCAATTCTCGATTTCCGCCCCTACTGTTCAATGGATGGCAACTGGGTTCATGTTAGTTATGGGAATTATGACCCCAATATCAGCTGTTTTATTACAATCATTCACTACAAGAAAAATGTTTATCGGAACCATGACCGTATTTACGATTGGAACGTCAATCTGTGCTATTGCGCCTTCATTTTCTATCCTTTTAACAGGTAGGTTACTACAGGCTGTAGGTACAGGATTATTAATCCCAATTATATTTAATACGTTCCTACTATTGTTCCCACCAGAACGGAGAGGATCGGTAATGGGCACAGTTGGCCTAGTCATCATGTTTGCCCCAGCGATTGGTCCGACATTATCAGGTATTATTGTGGAACATCTTGGTTGGAGATACTTGTTTATTACTGTTATTCCGTTTGCTTTATTCTCTATTGCCTTCGGATATAAATTCTTAAAGAACGTCGGAGAAGTAACAAAACCAAAAATTGATGTCTTCTCTATTTTGTTATCAACCTTAGGGTTTGGTGGCATCGTTCTTGGATTCAGTTTAGCTGGAGAAGGGGAAGCAGGATTTCTTACCCCGAAAGTATACCTTTTAATTATCACCGGGATTGTTTCACTGATATTCTTTACATTACGACAACTAAAATTGCCGGAACCATTATTGGATGTAAGGGTATTTAAATATCCAATGTTTACTTTAGCTGTATCGCTATTTCTTATTATCATCATGACAATGTTTTCGTCGGAAATCATTTTACCGATGTACATGCAAGGTCCATTGGAAATAAAAGCTGCAACGGCTGGATTAGTACTTTTACCAGGAGCTTTGTTAAATGGGTTAATGTCACCTGTAATGGGAAAATTATTCGATAGATTTGGCCCTAGAAAGCTAATGATTCCAGCCACGTTTACGCTGTCTATTATTATGTTTGCGTTAAGTAGAATAGGGATGGACACACCACTTTGGTATATTATTGTTTGTTATCTATTCTTAATGTTATCTATTTCTGCCGTAATGATGCCAGCCCAAACCAATGGATTAAACCAGCTTCCAAAATCGTTATATCCTCATGGAACAGCTATTATGAATACACTTCAGCCTGTAGCAGGAGCGATGGGAGTTGCAGTCTTTATAGGAATTATGACTAGCAGGCAGCAAGCTTACTTGAGTAATGCCGCAAATCCAAATAACCCAACAACTATTAATGAAGGAATGGTTGCTGGTGTAGAGTTAGTTTATTTAATTGTATTTGCTGTAGTTGCTACAGGTTTTGTTCTTACCTTATTCGTTAAACGAGCAACTCCAGAAGATATCCAAACGACTGAAAGCGAAGCAGAGACTAGTTCATAA
- a CDS encoding helix-turn-helix domain-containing protein: MNNVGTTIKALREEHNDTIEELAAKLELNHKDLSGIESGAQTASLQTLRQVALTYDASLSTFIGENPEETDEVYDKFEKWLPFINKMEQKGITPEALIELLDKQAEK; encoded by the coding sequence ATGAATAACGTTGGTACCACAATCAAAGCCTTACGCGAAGAACATAACGATACAATAGAGGAATTAGCCGCGAAACTTGAGTTAAACCATAAAGACCTTTCGGGTATAGAGAGTGGGGCACAAACTGCATCACTACAAACTCTTAGACAAGTAGCTCTAACGTATGATGCATCTCTATCAACATTTATTGGAGAAAATCCTGAGGAAACGGACGAAGTATATGATAAGTTTGAAAAATGGTTACCTTTTATTAATAAAATGGAACAAAAAGGTATAACCCCGGAAGCTCTGATAGAATTATTAGATAAACAAGCAGAAAAATAG
- a CDS encoding cell wall hydrolase, with protein sequence MFKKTWIFTIVALCTLAFSFPEQSSAHANAYTVQKGDSLYKIAMKYGAPLKQVMAMNNKENAMIYPGEQVKIPVHASASEQDLLSRLVEAEAKGESYAGKVAVATVVLNRVESDRFPDSIKGVIYDGKQFSPVLNGSINQPASHESKRAVKEALAYQGYDNESLFFYNPDKAQSKYLSNKEVTTVIGNHFFLR encoded by the coding sequence TTGTTTAAAAAAACATGGATTTTTACTATTGTAGCTCTTTGCACACTAGCTTTTTCATTTCCGGAGCAAAGTTCTGCCCATGCAAATGCTTATACCGTTCAAAAGGGCGATTCGTTATATAAGATTGCGATGAAATATGGAGCTCCATTGAAACAAGTAATGGCGATGAATAACAAGGAAAACGCAATGATTTACCCTGGTGAACAGGTGAAAATCCCTGTACACGCTAGTGCTTCTGAACAAGACCTTCTTAGTCGACTTGTCGAAGCGGAAGCAAAAGGAGAGAGCTATGCAGGTAAAGTAGCTGTTGCCACTGTCGTCTTGAATCGGGTAGAAAGTGATCGCTTTCCAGATTCTATTAAAGGAGTCATTTATGATGGGAAACAATTTTCGCCAGTTTTAAATGGAAGCATCAACCAACCAGCTAGTCATGAATCCAAGCGTGCTGTGAAGGAAGCTCTCGCTTATCAAGGATATGACAATGAATCTCTATTCTTCTACAATCCAGATAAGGCACAAAGTAAATACCTTAGTAATAAAGAAGTTACAACTGTTATTGGTAATCATTTTTTCTTAAGATAA